In Methylotenera mobilis JLW8, the following are encoded in one genomic region:
- a CDS encoding DUF779 domain-containing protein, which yields MTDRVSATPSAIALIEQLTIAHGPIVFFQSGGCCEGSGPLCMPAREFHPSPSDVVLGELAGAIFYMGDSHFSFAENTHTILDAVPGSSGSFSLDCGSGQAFITRGRLYNDQELKQLPPVVRYGY from the coding sequence ATGACAGATAGAGTCTCAGCCACACCATCAGCGATTGCACTGATTGAGCAGCTCACAATTGCGCATGGCCCTATTGTTTTTTTCCAGTCTGGTGGCTGTTGCGAAGGTAGCGGGCCACTGTGTATGCCAGCTAGGGAATTTCATCCTAGCCCATCCGATGTAGTGCTGGGCGAGTTAGCAGGCGCTATTTTTTATATGGGCGATAGCCATTTCTCATTTGCAGAAAATACCCACACGATATTGGATGCCGTACCCGGCTCTAGCGGTTCATTCTCTCTAGATTGTGGCTCAGGCCAGGCCTTTATTACACGCGGCCGTTTATACAACGATCAGGAGCTGAAACAGCTCCCTCCAGTCGTGCGTTATGGCTATTAA
- a CDS encoding aldehyde dehydrogenase family protein, with product MSLDLLKGLGVTIPYKAKYDNFIGGKWVAPVKGEYFDVITPITGKPYTKAARSGAEDVELALDAAHAAADSWARTAPAQRANLLLKIADRLEANLEMIATAETIDNGKPIRETLNADIPLAIDHFRYFAGCLRAQEGSLSEIDETTVAYHFHEPLGVVGQIIPWNFPILMAAWKLAPAVAAGNCVVMKPAEFTPVSILILMEVIADILPPGVINIVNGYGREVGAPLANSRRIAKIAFTGSTATGRVIAQAAAGNLIPATLELGGKSPNIFFEDIALADDDFFDKAVEGLVLFAFNQGEVCTCPSRALIQESVYDKFMERVLPRVAAIKQGNPLDPNTMIGAQASEDQINKIMSYMDIGKQEGAQLLIGGERNHLTGALADGYYVKPTLFKGNNKMRIFQEEIFGPVLAVTTFKDEAEALAIANDTVFGLGSGVWSRDGSRAYRMGRGIKAGRVWTNCYHAYPAHAAFGGYKESGIGRETHKMMLDHYQQTKNLLVSYNAKKLGFF from the coding sequence ATGAGTTTAGATTTATTAAAAGGTCTTGGTGTCACAATACCTTACAAAGCAAAATACGATAATTTTATCGGCGGCAAATGGGTTGCACCAGTTAAAGGCGAATATTTTGACGTAATTACTCCAATCACAGGTAAACCTTACACAAAAGCGGCTCGTTCAGGCGCTGAAGATGTTGAACTAGCATTAGATGCAGCACACGCAGCGGCAGACAGCTGGGCACGCACAGCCCCAGCGCAGCGTGCCAACTTACTATTAAAAATTGCGGATCGTTTAGAAGCAAACTTAGAAATGATTGCTACTGCTGAAACGATTGATAACGGCAAACCGATTCGCGAAACCTTGAATGCAGATATTCCATTAGCCATTGATCATTTCCGCTACTTTGCTGGCTGTCTACGTGCACAAGAAGGTAGCCTAAGTGAAATTGATGAAACCACAGTCGCATATCATTTCCACGAGCCATTAGGTGTTGTTGGTCAGATTATTCCTTGGAACTTCCCAATCTTGATGGCTGCTTGGAAATTAGCACCGGCAGTTGCCGCGGGTAACTGTGTAGTGATGAAGCCTGCTGAATTTACTCCTGTCAGCATTTTAATCTTGATGGAGGTGATTGCCGATATCTTACCTCCAGGTGTGATCAATATTGTAAATGGTTACGGCCGTGAAGTAGGCGCTCCGTTAGCCAACAGCCGCCGTATTGCTAAAATTGCATTTACAGGCTCAACTGCTACTGGCCGCGTAATTGCTCAGGCTGCCGCTGGTAACTTGATTCCAGCAACATTAGAGCTGGGTGGCAAATCACCTAACATCTTCTTTGAAGATATCGCATTAGCTGACGACGACTTCTTTGATAAAGCGGTTGAAGGCTTAGTGTTATTTGCCTTTAACCAAGGTGAGGTCTGTACATGTCCATCACGTGCATTGATTCAAGAGTCTGTGTATGACAAATTCATGGAACGCGTATTACCTCGCGTAGCTGCCATTAAACAAGGCAACCCGCTTGACCCTAACACCATGATTGGTGCGCAGGCTTCTGAAGATCAAATCAATAAAATCATGTCTTACATGGATATTGGTAAACAAGAAGGTGCGCAACTATTGATTGGTGGCGAACGTAATCACCTGACAGGCGCTTTAGCAGATGGTTATTATGTAAAACCAACCTTATTCAAAGGTAATAACAAAATGCGCATTTTCCAAGAAGAAATTTTTGGCCCTGTGCTAGCTGTAACTACCTTTAAAGATGAAGCTGAAGCATTGGCGATTGCCAATGACACTGTGTTTGGCTTAGGTTCTGGTGTATGGTCACGTGATGGTAGCCGTGCTTACCGCATGGGTCGTGGTATTAAAGCTGGTCGCGTTTGGACTAACTGCTACCACGCTTACCCTGCACACGCTGCATTTGGTGGCTATAAAGAATCTGGTATTGGCCGTGAAACTCACAAAATGATGTTAGATCACTACCAACAAACTAAGAATCTTTTAGTCAGCTATAACGCTAAGAAATTAGGCTTTTTCTAA
- a CDS encoding adenylate/guanylate cyclase domain-containing protein translates to MAADLANSSIFARSFWDGLFNPTSLSLGKAILSILVVAETLVSFFWIYTLSGLGDGYAVIAAVPYFYLIISYFSLFIFYRFKRFEYFTFTQLIMLLVMPFFMQWIIGGFEASSGVAIWAILSPVGALMILGTRQSTPWFLLFLGLAFLSWKLNHYFAINAMPIPNGVKDAFFLMNITGTAAILYGVLRFFQVQKERIMHSLEIEQARSEQLLLNILPAPIAQRLKDYDMRIADHYESVTVMFADLINFTHMSDKMSPTQLIDLLSQIFLRFDQLADKYQVEKIKTIGDAYMVVSGAPVVCHNHAHRMMEMALDMQTALKELSEKMGIDLSMRIGINTGPVVAGVIGSSKFSYDLWGDTVNVASRMEETSLPNTIQVTQETQQLLANDYVFSPRKAVEVKGKGILDTFILLGRAT, encoded by the coding sequence ATGGCGGCTGATCTAGCAAACTCATCAATATTTGCACGTAGCTTTTGGGATGGTTTATTTAACCCAACTTCCTTAAGCTTGGGTAAAGCGATTTTGTCCATTCTGGTTGTCGCCGAGACCTTGGTCAGCTTCTTTTGGATTTACACCTTGTCCGGGCTGGGCGATGGCTATGCCGTTATCGCTGCCGTCCCTTATTTCTACCTGATTATTTCTTACTTCAGTTTATTCATTTTTTATCGGTTTAAGCGTTTTGAGTATTTTACTTTTACCCAACTTATCATGTTGCTGGTGATGCCATTCTTTATGCAATGGATTATTGGCGGCTTCGAGGCCTCTAGCGGCGTTGCTATTTGGGCTATTTTGTCGCCAGTTGGCGCTTTAATGATTCTAGGTACGCGCCAGTCTACTCCGTGGTTTTTGTTGTTTCTGGGCTTGGCATTTCTGTCCTGGAAGCTGAATCATTACTTTGCGATTAACGCGATGCCGATTCCTAATGGGGTCAAAGATGCTTTCTTCTTAATGAATATTACCGGCACAGCCGCGATTCTGTACGGTGTTCTGCGTTTTTTCCAAGTGCAGAAAGAGCGCATCATGCACTCGCTAGAAATCGAACAGGCTAGGTCTGAGCAGTTATTATTGAATATTTTGCCAGCGCCTATCGCACAAAGGTTAAAAGACTACGATATGCGCATTGCCGACCACTACGAAAGTGTGACGGTCATGTTTGCCGACTTGATTAACTTTACGCACATGTCAGACAAAATGTCGCCTACGCAGTTAATTGATTTGCTATCACAAATATTTTTACGTTTTGACCAATTGGCAGATAAATACCAAGTGGAAAAAATTAAAACAATAGGGGATGCCTATATGGTGGTGTCTGGTGCGCCTGTCGTTTGCCACAATCATGCGCACCGTATGATGGAAATGGCTTTGGATATGCAGACTGCGCTGAAAGAACTATCTGAGAAAATGGGCATAGACCTCAGTATGCGTATCGGCATTAACACTGGGCCTGTGGTTGCAGGTGTAATCGGTAGTAGCAAGTTCAGCTACGATTTATGGGGTGACACTGTCAATGTAGCCAGCCGTATGGAAGAAACCAGCCTGCCTAACACCATACAAGTTACACAAGAGACGCAGCAACTGTTGGCGAATGACTATGTGTTCTCGCCGCGCAAGGCGGTTGAAGTGAAGGGAAAAGGCATTCTTGATACATTTATTCTGTTGGGTAGGGCTACGTAA
- the pqqA gene encoding pyrroloquinoline quinone precursor peptide PqqA, with protein MWTTPAATEMRFGFEVTMYVMNK; from the coding sequence ATGTGGACAACACCAGCAGCTACTGAAATGCGTTTTGGCTTTGAAGTTACTATGTACGTAATGAACAAATAA
- the cysK gene encoding cysteine synthase A — MANWFEDNAQSIGNTPLVKLNRVTDGAPAVVLAKIEGRNPAYSVKCRIGAAMIWDVEQRGLLGPGKEIVEPTSGNTGIALAFVAAARGIPLTLTMPETMSVERRKLLVAYGAKLVLTEGAKGMSGAIAKAEEIAASDPSRYVLLQQFKNPANPEIHEKTTGPEIWEATDGKIDILISGVGTGGTITGVSRYIKNTQKKAIVSVAVEPAASPVLSQKRAGEELKPAPHKIQGIGAGFVPDVLDLSLVDDIAQVTNEEAVLYAQRLAKEEGILSGISCGAAVAVAVRYAKRPENAGKTIVVVLPDSGERYLSSILFEGFFDEKGIAI, encoded by the coding sequence ATGGCAAATTGGTTTGAAGATAATGCTCAATCTATTGGTAACACACCTTTGGTTAAGCTAAACCGGGTGACGGATGGTGCGCCAGCAGTGGTGCTTGCCAAAATTGAAGGCCGCAACCCAGCTTATTCAGTGAAGTGTCGTATTGGTGCGGCCATGATATGGGATGTCGAGCAGCGTGGCTTATTGGGGCCAGGCAAAGAGATTGTTGAGCCTACCAGCGGTAACACTGGGATTGCATTGGCTTTTGTTGCTGCAGCTAGAGGTATCCCGCTAACGCTTACCATGCCGGAAACCATGAGCGTGGAGCGTCGCAAGCTGCTGGTGGCCTATGGTGCAAAGTTAGTGTTAACTGAAGGTGCGAAAGGCATGAGCGGCGCGATTGCCAAAGCCGAGGAAATTGCGGCTTCGGATCCTAGCCGTTACGTACTGCTGCAGCAGTTTAAAAACCCAGCTAACCCTGAAATTCATGAGAAAACCACAGGCCCAGAAATCTGGGAAGCCACTGATGGAAAAATTGATATTTTAATATCTGGCGTGGGTACTGGCGGTACTATCACTGGCGTGTCTCGCTATATTAAAAACACACAAAAGAAAGCGATTGTCTCAGTAGCGGTAGAGCCGGCAGCTAGCCCGGTATTAAGCCAAAAACGGGCTGGTGAGGAGCTAAAACCAGCTCCGCATAAAATTCAAGGCATAGGCGCCGGCTTTGTACCAGACGTATTGGATTTATCGCTGGTGGATGATATTGCACAAGTAACGAATGAAGAGGCTGTACTGTATGCACAGCGCTTAGCTAAGGAAGAGGGAATTTTGTCTGGTATTTCTTGCGGGGCGGCGGTTGCTGTAGCGGTGCGCTATGCAAAACGTCCTGAAAATGCGGGTAAAACTATCGTGGTGGTATTGCCTGACTCTGGCGAGCGTTATTTGAGCTCGATTCTGTTTGAGGGCTTTTTTGACGAAAAAGGTATCGCGATATAA
- a CDS encoding sulfate ABC transporter substrate-binding protein has protein sequence MYKKSIFAGLLTISSLLFTGNALANNTLLNVSYDVTREFYKDFNPSFINYWKQKTGETVTINQSHGGSSKQARSVADGLEADIISMNQAPDIDILYDRSKLIPKDWQKRLPNASSPTNSTTVFLVRKGNPKHIKDWDDLVKPEVSVVIPNPKTSGNGKYSYLAAWGYIIKKGGNEAQAKDFVAKLFKNVPVLDTGGRGATTTFAQRDIGDALLTFENEVNLIKKELGDKFDVVYPSTSILAENPVTVVDKFAIKHKNQALAQAYVEYHFSEAGQEIAAQHYLRPSLPAVADKYKSRFRNIELFSVNDVFGSWSKAQKVHFADGALFDQIYQR, from the coding sequence ATGTATAAAAAATCTATCTTTGCCGGCTTGCTGACCATCAGCAGCTTATTGTTCACAGGCAACGCCCTTGCCAACAATACCTTGCTCAATGTGTCTTACGATGTAACGCGCGAGTTTTATAAAGACTTTAATCCATCTTTTATCAACTACTGGAAGCAAAAAACTGGCGAAACCGTTACCATCAATCAATCGCACGGCGGCTCAAGCAAACAGGCCAGATCTGTAGCAGATGGCCTGGAGGCCGACATCATCTCCATGAATCAAGCACCGGATATTGATATCCTGTATGACCGCTCAAAACTGATACCTAAAGACTGGCAAAAGCGCTTGCCCAATGCCAGTTCACCCACTAACTCCACCACCGTTTTTTTGGTGCGCAAAGGCAACCCAAAGCACATCAAAGATTGGGATGACTTAGTTAAACCAGAGGTCAGTGTGGTGATCCCTAACCCTAAAACGTCAGGTAACGGTAAATATAGCTATTTAGCAGCCTGGGGGTATATCATCAAAAAAGGTGGCAACGAGGCCCAAGCAAAAGATTTTGTGGCCAAGTTATTTAAAAATGTACCGGTATTAGATACTGGTGGGCGTGGCGCAACCACTACATTTGCACAACGTGATATTGGCGATGCATTGCTGACGTTTGAAAATGAAGTCAATCTCATCAAAAAAGAACTAGGCGACAAATTTGACGTAGTCTATCCATCCACCAGCATTCTGGCCGAAAACCCAGTTACCGTTGTTGATAAATTTGCCATCAAACACAAAAATCAAGCGCTTGCCCAGGCTTATGTAGAGTACCATTTTTCTGAAGCCGGCCAAGAAATTGCGGCACAGCACTACCTAAGACCAAGCCTGCCAGCAGTTGCCGACAAGTATAAATCACGCTTTAGAAACATAGAGTTATTTAGTGTCAATGATGTTTTTGGTAGTTGGAGCAAAGCACAAAAAGTACATTTTGCTGATGGTGCGCTGTTCGACCAAATTTACCAACGATAA
- the epsC gene encoding serine O-acetyltransferase EpsC gives MSDITTVLPNESFDIPSIVQALRDVRVTSLEHRHRRNKPPKLPARKALQTVIDGLSAALFPNRLGAPGLKDEGIDYFVGFTLDTALRELNTQIQLELRYSADTDHDKTPSAEAAMNKARAFAKSLPKIRKLLDTDLDAAFQGDPAARSLDEVLVCYPGISAIIHYRLAHELHKLGLPLIARIISELAHSATGIDIHPGATIDEGFFIDHGTGVVIGETALIGRHVRLYQAVTLGAKRFPTDEQGHLIKGSARHPILEDDVVIYAGATILGRITIGAGSVIGGNVWLTRSVPPNSQITQAKTQVSATDDVAQ, from the coding sequence ATGTCTGACATAACGACGGTATTGCCAAATGAAAGTTTTGATATCCCAAGCATTGTGCAAGCGCTGCGCGATGTAAGGGTGACTTCGTTGGAACATAGGCATCGACGTAACAAGCCGCCTAAGCTGCCTGCAAGAAAGGCATTGCAAACGGTGATTGATGGCTTAAGTGCGGCACTGTTCCCCAATCGACTGGGTGCGCCTGGTTTGAAAGACGAAGGCATAGATTATTTTGTAGGGTTTACTTTAGATACCGCGTTACGTGAACTGAATACGCAAATTCAGCTGGAATTACGTTACTCCGCTGATACCGACCATGACAAAACTCCTAGCGCTGAAGCTGCCATGAACAAGGCACGTGCGTTTGCTAAGTCGTTACCAAAAATACGCAAATTGTTGGATACCGACTTAGATGCGGCATTTCAAGGTGACCCAGCCGCGCGCAGCCTGGATGAGGTGCTGGTTTGCTACCCAGGCATATCCGCCATTATTCATTACCGTTTAGCGCATGAGCTGCACAAACTAGGGTTGCCCCTGATTGCGCGCATTATTTCTGAACTAGCTCACTCTGCCACAGGTATTGATATTCACCCTGGGGCGACGATTGATGAAGGCTTTTTTATTGACCATGGCACAGGGGTAGTGATTGGTGAAACCGCATTAATAGGGCGCCACGTACGGTTGTACCAGGCCGTGACCTTAGGGGCAAAACGCTTCCCAACTGACGAGCAAGGCCATTTGATTAAAGGTAGTGCGAGGCACCCGATACTTGAAGATGATGTGGTGATTTACGCAGGCGCCACGATATTAGGGCGCATCACGATAGGGGCTGGCTCCGTGATCGGCGGCAATGTGTGGCTGACGCGCAGCGTGCCGCCTAATAGCCAAATTACACAAGCTAAAACGCAAGTAAGCGCAACAGATGATGTTGCGCAGTAA
- a CDS encoding family 2A encapsulin nanocompartment shell protein, whose amino-acid sequence MTDIHQAHTALGDVAARTLSNATKTVPMMGTITPRWLVHLLQWVPVEAGIYRVNKVKDPSAIEVDCSAKDERDIPATFVDYEEWGREYVLNAVNTAVDVHTRVSDLYSSPHNQIKEQLRLTIETVKERQESELINNKEYGLLNNIVDSQKVKSRTGFPTPDDFDELLSKVWKEPAFFLAHPQAIAAFGRECTRRGVPPPTVALFGSQFITWRGVPIIPCDKLKVTNGKTNILLLRTGESRQGVVGLYQPNLPGQQSMGLSVRFMGINHKAIASYLVSLYCSLAVLTDDAIAVLENVDVGNYYDYK is encoded by the coding sequence ATGACAGATATTCATCAAGCACATACCGCACTAGGGGATGTTGCTGCACGTACCCTATCGAACGCGACCAAAACCGTTCCGATGATGGGAACCATCACGCCGCGCTGGTTAGTGCATTTATTGCAGTGGGTACCAGTAGAGGCGGGTATTTACCGTGTAAATAAAGTTAAAGATCCAAGCGCAATTGAGGTGGATTGTTCTGCTAAAGATGAGCGTGACATTCCGGCAACTTTTGTTGATTACGAAGAGTGGGGCCGCGAGTACGTGCTTAATGCAGTGAATACAGCTGTGGATGTGCATACGCGCGTTTCTGATTTATACAGCAGCCCGCATAACCAAATTAAAGAGCAATTGCGCTTGACCATTGAAACGGTGAAAGAGCGCCAAGAGAGCGAACTGATTAACAATAAAGAATATGGTTTATTGAACAATATTGTTGACTCACAAAAAGTGAAGTCACGTACTGGCTTCCCTACACCGGATGACTTTGATGAGTTACTTTCTAAAGTATGGAAAGAGCCGGCATTCTTCTTGGCGCATCCGCAAGCTATCGCGGCATTTGGTCGTGAGTGCACACGTCGCGGCGTGCCACCACCAACCGTAGCATTGTTTGGCTCACAATTTATCACATGGCGCGGCGTGCCGATTATCCCTTGCGATAAATTGAAAGTGACTAACGGTAAAACCAATATTCTATTGTTGCGCACAGGTGAAAGCCGTCAAGGTGTGGTGGGCTTGTATCAGCCTAACTTGCCTGGTCAACAAAGCATGGGGCTATCTGTGCGTTTTATGGGCATTAACCACAAAGCGATTGCATCGTACTTGGTTTCACTCTATTGCTCATTAGCGGTGCTGACCGATGACGCGATTGCAGTGTTGGAAAACGTTGATGTAGGCAACTACTATGACTACAAGTAA
- a CDS encoding family 2A encapsulin nanocompartment cargo protein cysteine desulfurase — MTTSNGYAPALGDLSSFEPEAILASLPGEHPHMATGLAIGRQASETGHLDVAELSRIANELYADGFPAGAPFAQREEFPSNASLNPVVVNAVLPSANIISDPVQTSAPSALSALPSALSGALQNVSTGAEFATLNQIIGGIYDPYHLELNQLIDDLGVNSNASDSNAASHDASPYYFLQGATPQHDASADSQVASQAASAHPPFDVHSVRKDFPILRELVNGRPLVWFDNAATTQKPQAVIDRISYFYQHENSNIHRAAHELAARATDAYESAREAVRRFINAPSVDNIIFVRGTTEAINLVAKTWGRKHIGEGDEIVISHLEHHANIVPWQQLCQETGAKLKVAPVDDSGQVLLAEYQKLLTSRVKLVSFTQVSNALGTVTPAAEMIQMAHRAGAKVLLDGAQSVSHMRSDVQTLSPDFFVFSGHKVFGPTGIGALYGKPEVLNDMPAWQGGGNMIQDVTFDKTVYHEAPAKFEAGTGNIADAVGLGAALEYVERIGIDNIARYEHDLLVYATAAMQKVPGLHFIGTAKDKASVLSFKLDGFKSEEVGAALNQEGIAVRSGHHCAQPILRRFGVETTVRPSLAFYNTTAEVDLMVSVLLRLASQRA, encoded by the coding sequence ATGACTACAAGTAATGGATATGCACCTGCATTAGGTGACTTATCTTCTTTTGAGCCTGAGGCGATACTGGCCTCTTTGCCCGGGGAGCATCCACATATGGCTACTGGCCTTGCCATTGGCAGGCAGGCTAGTGAAACTGGGCACCTTGATGTTGCCGAGTTAAGCCGTATTGCCAATGAGTTGTATGCAGATGGCTTCCCTGCGGGGGCGCCTTTTGCTCAGAGAGAAGAGTTTCCATCTAATGCTTCTTTAAACCCAGTGGTGGTGAATGCGGTCTTGCCAAGCGCCAATATTATTTCTGACCCAGTGCAAACGTCTGCTCCGTCAGCCTTATCGGCATTGCCTAGTGCTTTATCTGGTGCACTGCAAAATGTTTCGACTGGTGCTGAGTTTGCAACGCTCAATCAAATCATAGGCGGCATTTATGATCCTTATCATCTGGAGCTAAATCAGCTCATTGATGACTTGGGTGTTAACTCAAATGCATCAGACAGCAATGCTGCTAGCCATGACGCATCACCTTATTATTTTTTGCAAGGTGCAACACCGCAGCATGATGCATCTGCAGATAGTCAAGTGGCCAGCCAAGCTGCCAGTGCACATCCGCCATTTGATGTGCATTCAGTGCGTAAGGACTTTCCTATATTGCGCGAGTTGGTAAATGGCCGTCCGCTGGTCTGGTTTGATAACGCGGCGACTACGCAAAAACCCCAGGCAGTGATAGATAGAATCTCTTACTTTTACCAGCATGAGAACTCTAATATTCATCGCGCCGCACATGAATTGGCAGCACGTGCTACCGATGCTTACGAAAGTGCACGTGAAGCGGTGAGACGTTTCATTAATGCACCGTCAGTAGATAACATTATTTTTGTGCGAGGTACCACGGAAGCGATTAATCTAGTCGCTAAAACTTGGGGTAGAAAGCATATTGGCGAAGGTGACGAGATTGTGATTTCACACCTGGAGCATCACGCCAATATTGTGCCGTGGCAACAGTTATGTCAGGAAACTGGCGCCAAATTAAAAGTGGCACCGGTAGATGATAGTGGGCAGGTGTTGTTAGCCGAGTATCAAAAACTGTTAACATCGCGTGTGAAATTGGTTTCATTTACCCAAGTGTCAAATGCCTTGGGGACGGTGACGCCAGCGGCTGAAATGATACAAATGGCACACCGTGCAGGCGCTAAAGTGCTGCTGGATGGTGCGCAGTCAGTGTCGCATATGCGCAGCGATGTTCAAACCTTGAGTCCTGATTTCTTTGTGTTCTCCGGGCATAAAGTGTTTGGCCCTACCGGTATTGGCGCGCTGTATGGTAAACCTGAAGTGTTGAATGATATGCCGGCATGGCAGGGCGGCGGCAATATGATTCAAGATGTGACCTTTGATAAGACGGTTTACCATGAAGCCCCAGCTAAATTTGAGGCGGGTACAGGTAATATTGCAGATGCCGTAGGGTTAGGCGCTGCACTTGAGTACGTAGAGCGCATTGGCATTGATAACATTGCGCGCTATGAGCATGATTTATTGGTATATGCCACGGCCGCGATGCAAAAAGTGCCTGGCCTGCATTTTATTGGCACAGCCAAAGACAAGGCTAGCGTGTTGTCTTTCAAGCTGGATGGCTTTAAAAGTGAAGAAGTCGGCGCGGCTTTGAATCAAGAGGGTATTGCAGTGCGCTCAGGTCATCATTGCGCACAGCCAATTTTACGTCGATTTGGCGTAGAAACAACGGTTCGACCATCGCTTGCGTTTTATAACACTACCGCTGAAGTTGATTTGATGGTGAGTGTGCTATTGCGCTTGGCTTCGCAGCGTGCCTAG
- a CDS encoding DUF2325 domain-containing protein has protein sequence MSSVLIVGGDQVDGIKEVFGNYGIDNIQHWSGRNGGDSNKVIPQNTKLIVLVTKWVNHSITHKVKNYASKRGIKVLYIPSGSKERMFDIIKRDELQPTIESAFNQKKWWPFNA, from the coding sequence ATGAGTTCAGTATTAATTGTAGGTGGCGACCAAGTAGATGGTATCAAAGAGGTTTTTGGTAATTACGGCATAGACAATATCCAGCACTGGTCTGGTCGCAATGGCGGCGACAGTAATAAGGTGATTCCACAAAACACTAAATTGATCGTGTTAGTCACCAAGTGGGTCAATCACTCCATCACCCATAAAGTAAAAAACTACGCATCCAAACGCGGCATTAAAGTGCTGTATATACCTAGCGGCTCCAAAGAAAGAATGTTTGATATTATTAAAAGAGACGAGTTGCAGCCAACGATTGAATCTGCATTTAACCAAAAGAAATGGTGGCCATTCAACGCATAA
- a CDS encoding YezD family protein yields MSLNQVQHKTTTISNYKNRDLSENILRAVEELKLGTGYGSVEIILHEGRVTQIEKREKIRLPQD; encoded by the coding sequence ATGTCACTCAACCAAGTACAACATAAAACGACAACAATCAGTAACTATAAAAACCGTGATTTATCAGAAAACATTTTACGTGCAGTTGAAGAGCTAAAGCTTGGCACAGGATACGGCTCGGTAGAAATCATCTTACACGAAGGCCGTGTTACCCAAATTGAAAAACGTGAAAAAATCAGACTGCCGCAAGATTAA
- a CDS encoding ATP-binding protein encodes MTNTLLAPEQIERLLTSLDRIASALEASPSSQHEQAIDFSQAFAYRWQRNSGINHVPHLTPVTAPQLIAFNQLCNIEQQVARLQQNTLQFVHGYPANNALMTGARGTGKSSLVRACLHAFHQQGLRLIEVEKQHLDDLPLIIELVRQRPERFIVFCDDLSFEDGEHHYKALKTVLDGSVAGAAANVLIYATSNRRHLVTEKMADNLELRKDSQGEIHPGDSLEEKISLSDRFGLRLHFYSFSQDEYLTAVTQWVSNFGFSMDDNVREEALRWATEHGSRSGRIALQFARDYAGRALLKNAVKI; translated from the coding sequence ATGACGAACACACTATTAGCCCCTGAGCAGATTGAGCGTCTGCTTACCTCACTTGATAGGATTGCCTCAGCATTGGAGGCATCGCCATCTAGTCAACATGAACAAGCCATCGATTTTTCACAAGCCTTTGCTTACCGTTGGCAGCGCAATAGCGGCATCAATCATGTGCCTCATTTAACGCCGGTTACTGCACCGCAACTGATCGCGTTTAATCAACTATGCAATATTGAGCAGCAGGTAGCCCGGCTGCAGCAGAATACCTTACAGTTTGTACATGGCTATCCCGCGAATAACGCCTTGATGACGGGTGCTAGGGGCACAGGTAAGTCTTCTCTAGTACGTGCCTGCTTGCATGCCTTTCATCAGCAAGGGCTGCGTTTGATTGAGGTAGAAAAGCAACACTTGGATGATTTACCGCTGATTATCGAGCTGGTTCGTCAACGTCCGGAACGTTTTATTGTATTTTGCGATGATTTGTCATTTGAAGATGGTGAGCATCATTACAAGGCCTTAAAAACTGTGCTGGATGGGTCTGTTGCCGGCGCGGCCGCCAATGTGCTGATTTATGCCACCTCTAATCGCAGACATCTGGTGACGGAGAAAATGGCAGATAATTTAGAGCTACGTAAAGATAGCCAAGGTGAGATACACCCAGGCGATAGTTTAGAAGAAAAGATATCCCTGTCAGACCGGTTTGGTTTGCGCCTACATTTCTACAGCTTCAGTCAGGATGAATATTTGACGGCGGTGACGCAGTGGGTAAGCAACTTTGGCTTTTCCATGGACGACAACGTGCGCGAAGAAGCATTGCGCTGGGCGACCGAGCATGGCTCCAGATCTGGCCGCATTGCTTTACAGTTTGCGCGTGATTATGCTGGGCGCGCACTGTTAAAAAATGCGGTGAAAATATAA